The Polyangium mundeleinium genome contains the following window.
GCCGTTCCGATCACCCGGCATTGCGATCGCTCCCCCTCCAAGCACGCCTCCAGACGCCGGGACCTCGCTTCGCTCCCCCTCCAACCGCTCCTCCAGACGCCGGGACCTCGCTTCGCTCCCGCTCCAAGCCTTTCTCCAGACGCCGGGACCTCGCTTCGCTCCCCCTCCAACCGCTCCTCCGGACGCTCGGACCTGTTGTTGCTCCCGCTCCAACCGCTCCTCCAGACGCCGGGACCCCGCTTCGCTCCCGCTCCAAGCCTTTCTCCAGACGCTCGGACCTGTCGTTGCTCCCACGCCAAGCGTTCCTCCAGACGCCGGGACCCCGCTTCGCTCCCGCTCCAAGCCTTTCTCCAGACGCCCGGACCCCTCTTCGGCGCCTCCCCTTCCCCGCCCCGCCCCCCGCTGCCATCCTCCCGCCGTGTCCCCAAGGCCGCAGCTCATCTTCTTCGACGTCATGGACACCCTCGTCCGCGACCCCTTCCACGACGTCATGCCTTCGTTCCTCGGGATGAGCCTGCCCGAGCTGCTCCAGCGCAAGCACCCCACAGCCTGGGTCGACTTCGAACTCGGGCGTATCGACGAGCCCACCTTCCTCGCCCGCTTCCTGCCCGGCCGCTCCTTCGACGCCGAAGGCTTCTGCAAAGTCGTACGCGAGAGCTACCACCTCCTGCCCGGCATCCGCGACCTGCTCCAAGACCTGCGCCAAACCGCGCCCGGCGTGCGTCTCTACGCCCTCTCGAACTACCCGCCCTGGTACCGCTGGATCGCCGAGCGCTGCGACCTCGACGAGCTGCTCGACGGCGCCTTCCTCTCCTACGAAACCGGCGCGCGCAAACCCGACCCCGCGGCCTACCTCGTCCCCTGCAAGCGCCTCGGCGAAGAGCCCGCACAAGCCCTCTTCATCGACGACCGCGCCAAAAACTGCGAAGGCGCCCGCGCCATCGGCATGCAGGCGATCGTGTTCAACAGCGCCAACCAGCTCCGCGAAGAACTCGCGCAGCGAGGGCTTGTCGCAGGCTAGCCGGGGTTTCACCGGCAGCGCGCACGTCGCCCGCTTGAACCCCACCTCCCTGGTCTTGCCACCGGCCCGTTGGAAGAACTGCGCATCGCGCAGTTCTTCCACCCTCGGTCCAGGCCGTGCCTGGTTCGGGTCGAGGGGCGAACAGCCCCCGCGGGGACCGGGGCAGAGCCCCGGCGCGACGCCCCCGATGAAACCGTGGAAGCTTGCCGGCCTTCTGCCCCTGCTTCTATGCTGGCGGCGTTCTGCTGGTTTTTTGTGCGGAGAGCCATGTACGCGTCGCTGGTCGAGCATGTTGGGACGGGGAAGATGATTCGGCTCGAGCGCCGTTTGTCGGGCGAGCCGTCGCTGCATGGGTACCTCCTCGGGCTTGGGCCGGAGCTTGGGCTCATCCACTGCTTTGATGACTTCGAGCCGGATGGGTACACGCTCTTCCGCTTGGAGGACGTGCTTGCGCATGAGCGTGGTGCTCATGAGGAGCACTGGGATCGCATGCTTGCGAGCGAGGGACTGCTCGGGGGGCTGCGTCTTCCGTTCGAGGTCGACTTGCGCGGTTTTTCTTCGGCGCTTCGATCGGTCCAGGGGCACCACGCGGACGTCATCATCGAGTGCGAGGATGAGGGCGACGAGGACGGGGACTTCTACCTGGGCCGGCTGCTCGAGGTCGGCGAGGAGAACATCCTCTTGCATTACGTCGATGCGCTTGGACGCTGGGATGAGTCGCCGACGATGATCCCTGCCGAGCGGATCACGAAGGTCCAGTTCGACACGCCTTACTTGCGACGCTTCATGCGGTACACGGCGCCGTTCCCGACGCATTGAGACGACCGTAGAGGTGCGCGTAGAGGCTCGCCGGGCGAGCCCAGCCCGGCGCGGCGTGTAGGACGCGACGACGGAGCGACGTG
Protein-coding sequences here:
- a CDS encoding HAD family hydrolase — its product is MSPRPQLIFFDVMDTLVRDPFHDVMPSFLGMSLPELLQRKHPTAWVDFELGRIDEPTFLARFLPGRSFDAEGFCKVVRESYHLLPGIRDLLQDLRQTAPGVRLYALSNYPPWYRWIAERCDLDELLDGAFLSYETGARKPDPAAYLVPCKRLGEEPAQALFIDDRAKNCEGARAIGMQAIVFNSANQLREELAQRGLVAG